gATGGGGGAGGCGGTGTTGGATGAGcagaaaggagaagaagtAGTGAGAAGGTAACGAGAAGCTTTGTTGCACGTCTGTAcaggcgcaggtggcacaTGCTGGGTTACTGCACTGACAGAGAAACGCatgctggcggcgcagagagagagagggagcaccGCCGGTGCAAGCAACGGGATAACGTCTTCTGTCAGGGTGGTGGGGTTCAGTCGTGGAGACCATTTGGGACTTTCTTGTGGAGTCGGCGCCACAGCCTTGCTGTGCACTGTTAAGCCGCAGACAGCGAGGTgatggcagcagcgagtAGTGGACCACATCAGCTCCTTTTCACACAAGCGAACGATAAAGGGGCCCATCAACAGCTGGAGTTTGCTTTGCATGCCGACCGTTTTtctcgctctgtgtgtgtgtgtgtgtgtgattaTGTGTCTCTCCCACCCATAAAGTAGGTAAGACGGCTACTCTGTATGCACAGGAGCAGTTCGTGGAACatctcgccgccgccgctgccgctctcgaACAGCTCCAGTGCTCATTGATGCTCCGTCTGAGCCTTGTTCAGCGTTCTTCATCGCCTCCTGTAGCAGAGCACGCTCCCCGCGCAGATAGTCCAATCGGTGTACGCGCTGAGACACCATTGCGTATTGAAGAGGTAAAGGCGAGGACGCTGATGATGCGCCAGCGGCTCTTGTTAGTCCCGCCGTAGCCTCAGCGCCGGCCTGGCTTCCGCCTTCGTCTACCACCGCTTCCAGAGCGTCCAGCAGAGCGTTGGAGAGTATGTGGTATCCGTGCAGCTCCATCCAGGCCAAGAAGTTCCACACGTCCTGGAAAGATGCCACAGCCTGCGTAGGGGTATTCGACTTTGAAAGAGAAGGTGTCACAGTGGCACCTCGCTGAGCTGCTTTAAGGAGGTGTACAAGGAGCTGGTGAGCATCCGTTGGTGATGGCGCAAAAGAGTTAGAGCGTCTACTGGTCTCCTCGTCAGCTggtgacgacggtgctgTAGAGACATCGACGAGGGGGTCCTCAGCAGATGGCGGTGCGTACAcgccgccttcttcggcGCAGAAAACCAAAATGTCTctggcgcgctgcaggcgtgTGGATGGGGTCGAGGACGCAGGGGGAGTCTTGGCGATTTCGACGATGGAGTGTCGAAGTGCGGCTGTGCGGGAGGAAGgcaaggaggtggcgcagatgccTGCACAGCTcagtgcacacacagccgGTTCATTATACTTGTTGAGCTGCACACCACGCAGCACTGCGCTAAGGTGGTGAGGCTTCCAGGTGCCGGCGCGGAAGGCGGCTGTCAGCATATCTTTCCAGTCCTGATCGCGAGGGAGGGTGAGAACGAGGCACAAAAAGAGATCCGTTTTCGCCTTCCGTTCCGCATCTTCCGGGGTCAGCTGAGGACGGTAGATGTCCATCTTcaagtcgtcgtcgtcgccttcacatgtggcgctgccgacggTGGCCGCGGCCGCAGGTGTTgtaggagggagaaggcagcCATCGTCACTGCTGAGTTGACGGTGCAGTGAGAGAAGCGGCATGCATGCCTGCTGCGTAATCGAGGAAACGCGGACAGCTCGCACAGCCGGATATGGTGCTGATGGTCGGCACGGGAGGAGACGTAAGGTCGCTGGAAAGAGCCGAGGGTGCGAGTGTTGACCCGATGAGCCCCTCGCACGGAGAGAAGTCGCCCTCATGAAGCCTCGCctatgtgtgtatgtgtgtgtgtagctgCGAGTGGAGCAAGCGGCAGGACGCACTCCGGTTGCCGGTGTAAGACGGACATGCGAAAGGGTTTGATAGGAGGAGGGGTTCACATACCCGTGACTCAAAAGGAGGCAAAGGCGAGGAAGGGAGCggaacgagagagagagtcaccACTGAGATAAAGTCGATTGTTGGGGaggtgaggtggggtggggtgtaTGCTTGCCTGAGGTCCATTCAGAGACACCCTCACATACAACGCGATAGAGTACAGGTCTTGGGGCTACCAACAGATTATGTCTCACACCCGTCATCACGTTCACGGCTTACATCAAAGAATCCCTCCTCCCTGTTACAAACTCTGCtttcactctctctctccccacaGCTCACACTCAACGCCCTCGTTTACGGTGAGAGCCGGCGACGTGGGGtgagagaagaaaaggaaagatacaggcacacacacacacacacaaacacttGGATGTGGGGGCCAGAGCCGTGTGGGGGAGGCTCTCACCTCGAGAGACTGAAGGAAAATagacacacaaaaaaaacaagagcAGAGTTGACATGAAACGAGAGCCGTCGAcaagccgcgcacgcactgcaacgcacacacatgttTGGTCGTGCGACAATACGCGGTCGACCGTCTTCAAGTTCTGCGCCCGCATCAATGAAGGGCGTGTGCGTTCTGCATCCGATgcaagggaaagagaggggagggacgggGATCACCACTGCTCGGCTGAACAGCGAGATATCCACCTCGGAGACGGCAGACAGCACAAAATTGAAGCGAAAACAAATTGCGCCAGAGGAGCGCCCACCCCCCTTTTACCACCGACGTGCAAGAAGAGGCCTTCCTCTCCAACGTGCCCACTTCTCTGTCGCAGCGCATCAGCCATAGACACACGCGGTACAGaagtgcgccgactcagccatCTGAGCGCACGGCCCCTGCTTCGAGCTCTACCCATCCCCGCTGTGCATGCTGCCACCTGGTGCGTCCCCCCCCTCGCGGTGGCCCAGGCTCTCCcaccagtgggcagcgaggggggACTCGTGCTGCATGTGCAATGTGCTCTGCCAGCTATGAACGCGAGACCAAACTTGTATGGCGGCGAGGAGCTTCTCTGGGGACGCCCCACGAGGTGCTGTTGAGAAAGGTCGTATGGCTTTTCTAGAGGGAGGTATGCGTGTGGAGGGGATCGATAGGCATTCAGGATGAACACTGTGCCCTCGGCTGGATACGATACACCGGCATGATGGCGTTGATAGTGAGTCGCGTTGCTCAGAGGTGACAGGGCGTAACTGGCGCACACTTTCaccggtggagctgctgcagtagTAGACGGTGAAAGGTTCGAGCGTCAGCGGGCGTGGTAGAGAAGTGAGGCGCTGAaaaagcgcagcggcagcctcgGTGCAATAGATGCGCGTCCTGGCGAGATGGATGCTGGAGTGGGAACGGCTGCCGCTGACACTGAGGCGCTACACCTCCCCGGCGATCTTGGGACAAACACCGCTGCATCAGCGTCATCGTCGAGGtacgcagcaccggcgcactGGTCATCACCGCTGTCCGTGGGATAGAATTGATTACACAAGCGCGGGACGCTCGGAATCCAGTGGTGACCGACTGGCACACGTGGCCGAACTAACGCGTGGCCCACAGTGTCTCCAGCGCCGTCTGCAAAGACGACTCGACTGCTCCGTTGCATAGGTAGTTGAGGTTGGACCTTCTCTAGTGAGCGGGCTGAGGGGCGGCTCTACCTACATGATGGACTGACTATGCTGCGAGTGATGCCATTGATATTGGCGTAGGACTGAAACTAAACACGGGTTGAAGCGGTGTGGCAGACACGTGAACATCAGCACAATGCTGCAGATCATGATGAAGACGGTGGCCCGCGCGGAGAGGCTGTGATACGTAACGCGCGAAGAGAACGCTGGGTAGGGGGCTCGATCGTGGACTGGTGAAGGTGGTAGAGCCGGTAGGCTCAAGATAGCGCACCTCCACCAATGCAGTGAGCGCCGCAACAGACACGTCCTTGACTATCATGGTGACCGACTCTTTACGCCCGTGTAGGTCCTGCTTTGGTATGCGAGTGTCTGCCTGTGCAAGCGCACGACAGACAACCCAGCTCAGGAGGGCAGGTGAGAATAAGGATAGGGAACGAAAACCAAGTCCCCACCCCCGTAAAAACGAAAAGTAACACCGAAGCCAACGGGGGATgcgaagggaggggggggggaggaggatggagcgcgcgcgcgaaaCAGCGAAAGGAGTTGGAACACCAACACGCTTTATATCCCACACCACTGCGCACTTTACGATATCGTCCGGACATAtacagcgagagagacacacacacacacacacacacacacacgcacgcgggTTTTGGAGTTGGGTGTGGCCGGCGCTGGACGCAAAGGGGTTGGGCTGttgaagagagggggaacgCGGAGACTTGTGTACCCGGACAGACCGCTCAGACAGATGTATGTCGAGcagcggaaaaaaaaatctgCAAGAAAGAGATACAGGACGGGATGGGCGCAAATGTGTGCATATCCGGCTGTTCAGGAGCGTGTGAGGGGTGCGGGCTGTTGAGATGACAAAGCGGGGCATCGACCCTGGTGAGTACACGAGAGCCGCACCACTACGGAGGATGTGTGTCTGCGCCACTGTAATATGCAGACCCGTTCGGCTACGCTGCAGGTCCTGAAACAGTCCAGTaagggcgagggagggacagAAGGCGGGAGTAAGAAAAACGGGGAGAGGCACAGATGCGACGATAGAAGGTGCCCAGTCCAGGTCTGAGCCGGTGAGGATATAGCGAGCATCATGATCATCGGGGACGGATATGAAGGCGGCGCGTGGGGTGGAGGAGTGGGGAGGACTTTGCCTCTTCAGAGATTGGGGCCGCGAGTTTTACGatggcggagagagaggaggaggaggcagcagggagtcgttgctgctgccataGTCTCGCGGTTACCTGTAGATTGCTTGGCCGAGCACAGCTCAGGGTTTGTTTGTATGGAGGGCCTTGAGCGCGAAAGAGGACACGGCCTGCGCGGGCATGtccacgagagagagagaggcggaaggggaggggataAGAGCAACATGCAACGCCGCCACTTCACCTGGGCCACGTCTTCGGGGGTTTATCTCACGTGAGCGCCCGCATACGGGACCAGCTTATATatttgtgcgtgtgtgtagcgCAGGGGTTTAGTTAAGAAAAACGCTGCTTGCCGCCTCCTATATTCGTGATCGCGCCGTGCCTTTAACGAAAAATAGAGGGGAGGGTGTCATCATGGGAttggggagggagaggaagagagtaAGTGAGGGTCTGAGAACTATGCCTCTCTTGATTCTCTACTGCTGCTTGCACTCCTGCTGCGGAGGCTGCTgacctgcagcaccaccacgccCGCCACGGCCACCAGGCGtagcaccaccgccgcgctgACGGACGATGTTGCGGAAGTTCGATGCGCCAGCTGGCGCCTCGTCTTCGTCATCGtcttcgtcctcgtccttctcctcgtcctcgctgtcgcTCTCCTCATCCTCACTGTTTCCAAAGCCGTActgctcgcgcagctccttgccGGTCTCCACCACAGCTTCGCCAGTGTAGTAGAAGATggcgcgcggcaccaccgcctgcgtCAGCGCCGTCCCGACCTCGACGTCCATCTCCATCTCTTGCTCGAGGAAGTCTTCATCGTCGCCAtcctcatcatcatcatcctTGTCTGGGTTGGGCGGGGAGAAGAAGTTGAAGAAGGACTCGCACGGATCTTCGCGCTCCACGACACGCATCTGGCCGGTCTTCTTGTTGCGCTGCTTCTTCTGCTTGACGGTCACGGTCAGGTTCTTCTTCGAGGACTTCCAGTTGATGTCGCAGCCAACCACGTCTGTGATGCGCGGCTCGCCGTGGTCCTCGTCGTACTCGGTGTGGTATTCCTTCGTGAGCGTTTCATTTGTGAAGTAATCGTTGGGAGAAAAGTGGAAGACGAGGCGGTCGCCCTTCTCCGGGTCACCCTCGACAAACCCGCGCTCGATGTCAGTAAGGTGCATGAGGGCGTCACGGTCCTTCTCAGTAATCATGCTGTTCACGGCTTCCGAGTTGCTCATGGCGGTCAGCCAAAACGCCGGGATGCCGCCGGACgggctcgccgccgccttaGCCAGTGCGCTGTTCTGCTTCTCATCCACCGGATCGACAAACTTCACACCCTTCTTCGCCGGAGCAGCATCGTCCTTCTTCTCCGGCTCGGTGGGCGCCGCCGTGCAACCAATgccctgcagctcctcctccgtgatGTCGCGTGTGCCCGTGACTATTTCCTTGCGAACAGCGAAGAGCTTCTGGTTCTCTGCGGCGCACTCGTTGGCCAGCGCCGCAATCTCAgcacgcaggcgctggcgcaccTCGTAGTACTCCTTCAGTAGGCCCTGCAGCGCGtacacgcggcggcgctctgcGACGGTCATCTCTGTCATGACGGCAACCATGTCCACCTCACTGCTGCTCGCCTCCGAGGTatcggtggcggtgcgcgccaTCGGGTCCACGTGCACCTGAGATGGCATCGTTACCGGTGCTGAAGTGATGGGTAGGAGGCTTGGACAGTcgaggaaaagggaaagcTGAGGCGCCCAGACAAGAGGTGCTGAGCGCGTAGGACGGAGGAGGAAATcaagagaagaaaaagagagagagagctgcagacgacagagaggggaaggagggggcgCAAGAGAATGGCAAGAGGTGAGCAGATGAGAAtggtggtggtagcggtggtggggagggatACGATGAGGGACATAGGCAAGCCAGCTCTGTGCTGTGTGGGCAGGAAAAGGATATGCGGGCGCGATTCAAATCGCACCACCACTCCATCGGCGGTTGCACACGTCCCATCAGTATCCATCGGAGGCCCTTTCGGGTGGTCCGGCATGTCTCGCACCGACAGggcaagggagggagggtggtggtggcggtgaacaAGTGCGCACACGTACTTTGTCATtcacctcccccactcctcttCGAACACAGAGCCAAGTTAGGCAACGCATCAGCTTACCGCGAGGGTACATGGTCCTACGGTGGATGGTGACCGCTCCGAATAAGCGGCAGGGTCGTGGCGCCCTCGCCGTTTGACAGACCATCAGGCTCTCCACACAAATGAGGAGCACCTCTGATATTTTTCTGGCTTTGTGCTCATTACTCAGCAGGCGCGTGTGCCGAGGACCGTCAGGGTTCGCCCATGCGCGAGCGAGCGTAAGAagcagagaagggaagaaCGCCTCTCGGCCAGCGAAGATAAGAGAGAGAGTGTACAAGAAGATCTACAGCCAACTCACGTGCAGGTCCGCATTGACAGGCCACATCAGGAGGAAGATGCTCATGCGCCGGAAGGgcaaagcgagagagagggtgaggaATGAGCACAACGCAGCGGGACAACACGCGATCATGGGCGAGGCGGAAACACTTGCGTATCACTCCAAGCAacgaatatatatatatatatgcatgtaGGTATACACACGAGAAGGGCGCtctacacacgcacgcgcatagGGGAAAACGCAGACAAGTCGAAGGACGAGGGACAAAGCAGCGGCGAATCAAAGGATCATCTAGACACCTACtacagatatatatatatagagagaaagggaaagcATGGAGTAAGCGGGGAAGGGtttggggagggaggggaaagggaagTCGATCAAGAGACACAGCACAGGAGTGcaatatacatatatatataaaggtaaacacacacacacatcaatGAGAGAGGGATCACAGCAGTGCTGTTGATTCGCTTCcgatgcacgcacacatgtaCCCCAACGAGGACACCTAgcagagggtgggggggggacaaaGCAGAAAAAAATAGGAGAGACACCGATGGGATGTCTCAGAGGTATCCTGTAGGCGCAGGCAGACAACGTCATACTCGTTACATGGCCGATGTAGACGAGAAGCGAAGGGGAAaagagaggtggggggggggaagagcaACGCGAGAGCCGGGGGAAACTACGGGGGAAAATCACCTGGTGAGGACCGGGTaacggggagagagaatgggggcaaggaaaaaaaagaaggtCATCACTCTGTTGAGGGGTTCCATCACCACCCACTGGTCTGTGATGGGGGACGTCACAAACCTTTTAGACGTCTCCaggtagggggagggggctgtcTTCTGTGCTCTGCCCCTACGGAACCGCTGCTTGTCTTCTCGATGCCCTCTACCAAAGCGCAGGGTCCGCCCTTCCTTATCCACCATATCTCTTACCCGGGGGCTGGCGTGATGGCGGTTGGCCGGGATGGTGCTGGACTggagcgcacacacgaggCAGTAAAACTAGTTGCCATCTTCCCCAGCAAAGGAGAGAAGACAGGGATCCGCCAAGCAaacatacgcacacacacacacgcgcacacaaccatACAAAGAGATAAAGGAAAACATCAACAGGAGTGAAGATGAGCCATGTCAAACCGGAAGAAGGGAGCGGGTCCTACCGTCCTCACGCGCTTGTATGGACGTACCGAGGAAGAtggggtgagggtgagggtgagggagggggggggtgcagaGGTGGTGAGGCAGTTGTGTTgcacaggggggggggcagcacaGCTCACCGTGGGGTCACAAGAAAAGACACAGTTGCGCGCTTATGCATGGGTGCTTGTGTGCGGCTGACGCAAGAGTGTGCGTGGGGTTTTCAGGATTTCTCCCTGCTCAACCTCCCTCCATCCAGCACCGCCATACCATGGTCGCACACCTGAGATCCACACCTACACTTATACGGTCAAGCGCTCTTAGTTACAACCGTTGTCGGGACGAGCAGGACGGAGAGCGAGTAGAGatagagagaaagaaaacatGAAGATCAACACACCcgcgcgtacacacacacagagacagaggggaGAGTAGCTATGAGGCAAacccgcagacacacgcaggcaTTCCGGGTCGAGAATTCAAGAGAAAAGGATAGGAAGACGCCACACGTGTACGGGGCATCAACACAGTCTTTCATGCTACACagccctccacctccatcaAAGGCGGTGACGTGGTGGTTGCTACACCGTCGAGTGCGAAGGACGGTGCTGCGTGAAAAGCACGCGGAATCGGAAGAGAGGGAATCTCCAGGTGCGGGTGGGCTCCTCTGCTGTGGAGCTCAGCTCACTTTattcgtctctctctccgcggTTCTAGCATGTGCCAGGGAAGCCAACGGGTGATGAGAGAGGTGCCACAACGCAACcacagcgctgcggccgcacaaaggtgtgtgtgtgtgggtggacAGTGTCAGAAGGAGAACGAGAAACAGACGGAGGGCAATCAAACAGTCGCAACGGAGGCGTTTGAAAATTCGAAAATAAAAGAGGCACGAGACGAGTGCGGACTCAGGGAGGGCCATCCCACGTACAAGAAGCagcgaagagaagaggggaggacaCCGCGCCGTGAACCATCCACAATCGACAGGTAAGCgaaaacaacgaaaaagacAACAAAGCaatggagaggggagggggaggggagggtgagcACACGGTGTACAACACGCCGATAGATGGGGCGCAtagcacgcacacacaatcATGAAAAACCAaacaacaaacaacaaaaaaacggATGTGAACAAGAAGAGGGGAGCGGTGAGAAAAGGACCTTTAAAAAAattcccccacccccatgtTTTTCCTATACgtatacacatatatatatacacatatgtgtgtgtgtgttgtacCATGACTACGCATGCACGTAGAGCCCGTATTATGGTCAcggaggggggatgggggaaaGGGACTGTACATGAGGAATGACACGTAAGCTATAAGACACACAAGCGTACATGGCACAGAAacaatacacacacacaacgacagagagaggagggacCGTGGCAGGCGTCACTACAACCAATGGAAGAGGTCCGAAGACCCCCATCATTCCTGAGTACATATGGGCTATCATAtagagacagacagagggaTGGAGAGTGAGAATGTGCCCGGGGGGCGTATAaatgcgcacgcgtgctcGCTGTCCCAACGGACACAGCAAAGCAGTAACGGCAACAacgaagaaacaaaaaacagTATCCTTATGTGCGAGCATGTCTTTCTCTGCTTTGCTCTCACGCTCCCTGCTAGGCCACGGCGCGGGCATGAGCGCGcatatgtgtgtctgtgtgcaaGCACTCCCGCGTCTTCGCCAGCGtgagaaaaagggggagagatatggaagaaaggaaagggggagTTACACTGAGGCCATTGAGCGAGTCAGCACATTCGCCTCCATCGGTCCAACATCGGGCACGCGTGCGGTCGTGCCGCGCACACCGAGGCCATGCCGGCAGGAATAGAGCGCGCCTTTCCTACAAAACAGTACAGATGCGTCCCTATATGCCGGTGCTTGTGTACAGGCGAGAGTGCGGGGCCGACTGCCCTTCCAGCTTCCGGTCGCACCGGATGGGGACATGAAGGGGGCTGTGTGGGTGAGGCTTACTCTGTAGACACGGGCAGTGGAAacaacgagagagggggccACAAGGTCACTGCGGCCCGTTCGCAGCCAAAACGGAGACGAGAAGGAACACTCACAGGCAGAGCAAAGAGCGCGCCTCCACCGGTGCAGGAAAAGAAAGGCCCCAGCGTGTCCCCCCCGGATCTCGTCGCACCGTTGTGCACCGAGAAAAGCGTGCGTGGGATGCACACAGCGAAGAG
This genomic stretch from Leishmania mexicana MHOM/GT/2001/U1103 complete genome, chromosome 30 harbors:
- a CDS encoding nucleosome assembly protein-like protein, coding for MPSQVHVDPMARTATDTSEASSSEVDMVAVMTEMTVAERRRVYALQGLLKEYYEVRQRLRAEIAALANECAAENQKLFAVRKEIVTGTRDITEEELQGIGCTAAPTEPEKKDDAAPAKKGVKFVDPVDEKQNSALAKAAASPSGGIPAFWLTAMSNSEAVNSMITEKDRDALMHLTDIERGFVEGDPEKGDRLVFHFSPNDYFTNETLTKEYHTEYDEDHGEPRITDVVGCDINWKSSKKNLTVTVKQKKQRNKKTGQMRVVEREDPCESFFNFFSPPNPDKDDDDEDGDDEDFLEQEMEMDVEVGTALTQAVVPRAIFYYTGEAVVETGKELREQYGFGNSEDEESDSEDEEKDEDEDDDEDEAPAGASNFRNIVRQRGGGATPGGRGGRGGAAGQQPPQQECKQQ